ATCCTGACCGACGCCGCTCCTGAAGAAGAACCGCAAGTCGCCGAAACCACAGCCGAGCAGGACGACATGGACCTCGACGGTCTCATGGACGACATCCTGACCGACGCCGCTCCTGAAGAAGAACCGCAAGTCGCCGAAACCACAGCCGAGCAGGACGACATGGACCTCGACGGTCTCATGGACGACATCCTGACCGACGCCGCTCCTGAAGAAGAACCGCAAGTCGCCGAAACCACAGCCGAGCAGGACGACATGGACCTCGACGGTCTCATGGACGACATCCTGACCGACGCCGCTCCCGAAGAAGAACCGCAAGTTGCCGAAACCACAGCCGAGCAGGACGACATGGACCTCGACGGTCTCATGGACGACATCCTGACCGACGCCGCTCCCGAAGAAGAACCGCAAGTTGCCGAAACCACAGCCGAGCAGGACGACATGGACCTCGACGGTCTCATGGACGACATCCTGACCGACGCCGCTCCTGAAGAAGAACCGCAAGTCGCCGAAACCACAGCCGAGCAGGACGACATGGACCTCGACGGTCTCATGGACGACATCATGGCCGAAGAAATTCACAAAGACCCCGTCGAAGCGAGCGAAGAAACCAGCGCAGAAGCTGAGGAGCAGGATATGGAGTTAGACGGTCTTATGGACGATATTCTGTCTGATGCCCCAGAAGAAAAAACCCAGGCTAAGGAATCGGAGAAAATAAGATCCGCAGAATCAAAACAGGAAGGAAGCGATCGGTCAGAGAAAACCGCTCAATCGGATGGAAAAGACAAATCATCTCCTGTCACGGCCGCCGCCGTCGCTGATTCCGACGACGACCTGGATGATATTCTGGACGGAATTCTCGACGAAGAAGAGACAGACACCGCCAAACCCGCCGCCAAAACCAAAGAAAACAAAACAGCAACCGACGAAGATGAAGACGAAGACCTCGACGATCTGCTCGACGGAATCCTTGACGACGAGGATACAGATGATGACGACGGTGATGATGCAACGGACACCGAACCTGTCGCGAAAACGGACAAAGCGGATACCGAGAATGAAGATGCTGAGGAAGCGACAGAAGACGGCTCGGACGAGGACATGTGGGCGCAGGCTTTTGCCGAACAGGATGAGTTGAACGAAGATCTAAAAACGGACGACGCAACGACGGAAACCGCCGACCCGCCTGCAGAAGCCAGCGAAGGCGACGATCAGGGAGAGGGCGAAGAAACAGACGAAGACATGTGGGCCAAGGCCTTTGAGGAGCAGGACGGACTCAACGCCGAAGCCGAAGAATCTGCCGCCCCTGCCGCTGAAGGCGGCGATCAGGAAGAGGACGAAGAGACTTCCGAAGAAGACATGTGGGCTAAGGCCTTTGAGGAGCAGGACGGGCTCAACGCCGAAGCCGAAGAATCCGCCCCTGCCGCTGAAGGCGGCGATCAGGAAGAGGACGAAGAACCCTCCGAAGAAGACATGTGGGCCAAGGCCTTTGAGGAGCAGGACGGACTCAATGCGGAAGCCGAAGAAAGCGATGAAGACGCTGGAGACGAAGAAACCGGAGACGATGACGAAGAAGCGGATGAAGACGCAGATGACGAAGAGACGGAAGATGACGACGAAGTCGGCATGGGCGAGGAATACGGCGAATATGAAGACGATGACGATGAATACGAAGAGGATGAAGAAGAACCTCGCCAAAAAATAGGTCCCATCCCCATACCGGCAACCTTAACCGGCAAACTCCTCGCCGGTAGCGCCGTTCTCACTCTGTTACTGGCCGGCGCCGGGGTTTATTTTGGCTTGGAAACCATCATGCCCGCAGAACTGGCCAAGATGATCAAGCCCGAGCCGGAAGCTCCCGCAGAATTAACCCCTCAGCCCGACGATGGTGAAGCGGCTCCTGCGGAGACCTCAGATAAACCAGCGGAAACAACAGAAACTGCGGCAAACGCGAAACCCGAAGGAAAAAAAGAAACGACGCCCGCCGCAGGCAAAGAAGCCGCCCCAGCTCCGGTCATGGGGGCGAAGGAAGACGCCTCGTCAGAAATCGCAAACGAACTGGCTCAATCCGACACGCTGGAAGATTCAATACAAATAGGAGGCGAAACGAGTCAGGGCCTGGCCGCCGCCTTGACGGTTCGAAACACCAATGTTTCCCTCGGCGCGATCATTCCCGTCGCTTATAACGTGACGGATATCCGCGTTCTCAGCTTTAAAATGGAAGTGCAATGCAGTGATGAAGACACCGCGCAATTGATGCGCGACGCCCTGCCCGTCTACGAAAACATCATGGTAACCACGATCGAACAATTTCTTTCACGCAGGTTCTACAACGACATTCTCTATGTGAAGGAAAAACTGCAAAAACGTCTCACCGTGGCCTTCAATAAGAAGATTGAAGGCGGCGGACGCGTCAAGAAAATCAAGTTCGAGGATTTTTTGATTCAGTAAGACAATAACTTGCGTCCTGCCAATCGACAGCAATGCGCTTATGATTAATTGCTGATTCAGTAAACTATAGAGATGATTCGATCGGGTTCACTCGGACGGCTCGAAAGCGCGTTTACTCAGGTGGGAAATTCAATTCGTCTTCAGCGCTCTGGCGCAGAGCTTCCTGCTCTTCCTTTTGCTTCGCCTCTTCTATCAAACCCCGAATCGCCCAAAGCAATTCTTTCACTCCTGCGCCCGAAACCGAAGAAATTGGAAAGATTGCAGGATTCAAGGCCTCCAGTTCTCCGCGACAGGCCTCGAAGCGTTCCCTCGACCCCGGATCGTCCATTTTCGAAGGAACAAGAATTTGCGGCTTCTCAAACAAAGCATCGTTAAAATTCTTCAATTCTTTTTGCAGCGCGTGGTAAGCGTCGATCGGCTCGCGGTCCGCCATCTCGGAAAAATCCAGCAGATGAACCAGAACGCGGGTGCGCTCGATATGCTTGAGGAATTGCACGCCCAGCCCCTTGCCCGAATGCGCTCCCTCGATCAGGCCGGGGATATCCGCCGCAACGAAGGACTGAAAATTATCCAGTTGCACAATGCCCAGGTTGGGGACCAGCGTGGTGAAAGGGTAATTGGCGATTTTTGGACGCGCGTTGGAGATACGTGAAATCAGGGTCGACTTTCCGGCGTTGGGGAAGCCGACAATGCCGACGTCTGCGAGCAACTTGAGTTCAAGAATGATGGACTTGAATTCGCCCGGCCCGCCCGGCTTGAATTTTCTCGGCGCGCGCTGAATGGAGGATTTGAAACGAACGTTGCCCAATCCGCGAATACCGCCCTGGGCGACGACAAAAGTCTCCCCGGCGACTTTCAGGTCGGCCAGAATTTCTTCCGTTTCCGCATCTTTGACCAGCGTGCCGACAGGCACCGAAATGACGCTGTCCTTGCCCGCCCGCCCGGTCATGTTGGAGGATTTTCCCGGCATGCCCTTTTCAGCGACATAATGCTTCTGGTAGCGCAAATCCACCAGCGTCGTCAAATTGGAATTGGCGCAGAGAACCACATCTCCGCCCTTGCCGCCGTCGCCGCCATTGGGGCCGCCATAAGGCACGTACTTCTCGCGATGGAAGCTCACGCAACCGTCGCCGCCGTCGCCGCCTCTCACTGTAATTTCAACATAATCTACGA
This window of the Candidatus Nitrohelix vancouverensis genome carries:
- the obgE gene encoding GTPase ObgE — encoded protein: MFVDYVEITVRGGDGGDGCVSFHREKYVPYGGPNGGDGGKGGDVVLCANSNLTTLVDLRYQKHYVAEKGMPGKSSNMTGRAGKDSVISVPVGTLVKDAETEEILADLKVAGETFVVAQGGIRGLGNVRFKSSIQRAPRKFKPGGPGEFKSIILELKLLADVGIVGFPNAGKSTLISRISNARPKIANYPFTTLVPNLGIVQLDNFQSFVAADIPGLIEGAHSGKGLGVQFLKHIERTRVLVHLLDFSEMADREPIDAYHALQKELKNFNDALFEKPQILVPSKMDDPGSRERFEACRGELEALNPAIFPISSVSGAGVKELLWAIRGLIEEAKQKEEQEALRQSAEDELNFPPE